The region CCTCGCTGGCGACGATCGCGGCGACGGTCCTCTACGTCATGTTGCCGCCGCACCTGACGCTTGGCCCGCGCTGGCTGATGCCGGCGCTTGTCGCGGCCTTGCTCCTGCCCCTGCTCGCGGTCGGCCCGTTTTTCGAAGGGCACACCGCGTCGCGTTGGCTTCGCATGATCGGAATAACGCTGATCGGCGTGGTCAACGCCGCCAACGTCGCATCGCTTGTGCTGCTCGTACGCGCGCTGGTCACCGGAGTCCCGAAAGAGAACGGACTTGGACTGCTGTACTCGGCGGCGGCGATCTGGTTCACCAATATCCTGGTATTCGCGCTGTGGTTCTGGGAGTTCGACCGCGGCGGGCCTCAGGTGCGTCTCAATGCGTCGCGCCGCGAGGCCGACTTCATGTTCCCGCAGATGCTCTCGCCGGCGTGCGCGCCGGTCGGATGGCTGCCGTCATTCATGGACTATTTGTACGTCGGGTTCACCAATGCGACGGCCTTTAGCCCGACCGACACGATGCCGTTGAGCACCTGGGCGAAGGTCTTGATGACGATCGAGGCGCTGATCTCGCTGCTCACCATCGTCTTGGTCGCCGCCCGCGCCGTCAACATCCTCTCGTAGGACTTGGGCGCCGACATACTGAACGCGGCCGCGTGATCGTGAGTCCTATCGCTATCGCCCTGTTAGGTTTTGCGTGCGTCTTCGGGGCCGCACTGCTCGGCATGCGCGTGAGCGCGGCGCTGCCCGCCGATCATCTCAACGCGGAATCCAAGGACGTGGTGAGACTGGGAATGGGCGTGGTCGCGACCATGGTCGCGCTCGTGCTCGGGTTGCTCATCGCATCGGCCAAGAGCTTTTACGACACGCAGAATTCGGAGCTGACCCAGGTGTCCGCCAACATCGTGCTGCTCGACCAGATGCTGGCGCACTACGGTCCTGGGGTCGCTGTCGAACGCGCGCAGCTGCGCGCCGCCACCAGCCAATGGCTGACCCAGCTGTGGTCGCCCGGTCACTCAGGCCTCGTCGATGCGCTTCCGCGCTCCGCCGGTTCTTCGAAGCTCTTCGATGAGCTGGAAAGCCTGGCTCCGAAGACCCAAGAGCAACGCGACCTCAAAGGACAAGCGCTCAGCGTGGGGATGGCCATCGGGCAGGCGCGCTGGCTGATGTACGAGCAGCGCGCGACGCCGATTCCGCTGCCGCTGATAGTCGCGCTCATCGTCTGGCTCACGATCGTCTTTGTCAGCTCCGGCCTTTTCGCGCGGCCCAATCCGACCGTGATCGCGAGTTTCTTCGCCGCCGCGCTGTCGGTGTCGGTCGCGATGTGGCTGATCATGGAGATGTACCAGCCGTATAGCGGCGCGATCCGGATATCAGACGCGCCGCTTCAGGCCGCGCTTGCTCAGCTTGGTCAGTGACACCCGGCCTTAACGCGTCAACACCTCGAGCACCCGGTCAACGTCGGCATTCGAGTTGTAACCATGCGGAGACACGCGCACGCCGCTGGCGCGCACGGTGATGCCGACCTTGGCCGCGTCGGCCCGCGCGGTCAGCTCCTCGACCCGGTGAGCGCCTAGGCTCAACACCACGATGCCCGAGCGCGCGTGCGGCCGCACATCGCTCACGACTTCGATGCCCGCCTGTTGCGCGCCGGCGATCAGCCGATCCGTCAAGCGTAGGACGTGTTCTTCTATCCTGTCCAAGCCGGCATTGGTCAGCACCTCGAGGCTCACGCCGAGCGCCGCCACGCCGGGATAGTTGAGCGAACCGCCCTCGAAGCGCTGAGCGTCGGGATGCAGCGGCTGCTCGTATTCCAAAAAGCGCATGGGATCGCGCACCGATCTCCACGACGACATCGCCGGCGAGAGCTGCTCGATGAGGTCGCGGCGCACGTACACGAAACTGACGCCGTGCGGCGAGAGCAGCCATTTCGCACCCCCGCAATAGGCGAAGTCCGCGTTGCAGGCGCGCACGTCGAGCGGCAATGCTCCGAAGCCCTGCATCGCGTCGACCGCGAACAGCGCTCCTCTCTCTCTGCACCAGCGGCCGATGCCGACGATGTCGTTGCGGTAGCCGTCGTTGAAGCCGACGTACGAGACCGCGACGAGGCGCGTGCGCTTGCTTGCGGTGTGCTCGAGCAGCTCGGGCGTGACCCGGTCGCCTGGAGCGCGCACGAGCGCGATACGCACGCCGCGCCTGCGCAGGTTCAACCAGGGATAGGCGTTGGCGCCGAACTCGTCGGCTGCCAGCACGATCTCGTCGCCGTCGCGCCAGTCGAGACTGTTTGCCGCTAGCAATGCTCCGTCGCTGGTGGCGCGCATGAAGGCGATCTCGCCAGGCTGCGCGTTGATCGCCGCGGCGACCGCAGCGCGCACCGCGTCCTTGCGCGCCTCGACCGGCGCCATGCCGTTCTTGCCCAAACGCATTTGCGCGTCGTAGATCTGGACCAATGCGTCGCGCGTCGGGAGCGGAAGCGGGCCGACGGCTGCATGATCGCAGTACGCCCAGTCCTGGGCGATAGGGAAGAGACGGCGGTCTAAGGCGGATTCGCTCATCGGCCGACAATAATGGAAATGTTGCTTGCGGCCCTGCTCATCGCGTCAAATCTCGGTGCCATTCCGGCGCAAGGCGCGCTGCCGGCCGCTGAGCTCGGCGCGCTCCGCATCCAGTTGACCATCGAGCTCAACCGCGATCGCGCCGCCTACGGCGTCGGTCAGCTCGGCACGGATCAGATCGCGCAAACGGCGGCCCAGTATCAGGCGGAGCAGATGCTCGCGTCGGGCCGGCTCGAGCATGTGGACAGCGCCGGTCGGCTCCCGATGACGCGCTACGCGGATTTCGGCGGCAAAGCGGACTACTATGGCGAGAACGTCGGATTTCGGGCGCCGGCCGTTCTCGACCAGCAACTGCTGTGGGCGGTGCTGGTCAAGCTCGATGAGGCGATGATGGCCGAAACGCCGCCCAACGACGGCCATCGGCGCAATATCCTATCCGACAATTACAACGCCGTGGGCATCGGCATCGCGGTCGGACCCAACGGCGTGTTCATGGCCGAAGATTTCGTCGGCTTCCACGCAAAGCCGTCGGAGCAAGAACCGACTCCCACGCACTAGCGCGAACATAGTACTCACCGTAGTAGCCAAGACTTTCGGTGCCTGATGGCAACGCCAAGTTTAGGGAAGGGTTAATAGGGAACACCCCCACAATCGGCCACCCCCTCGGGCGCCAATGGAAACGTCCGGTATGTCGTGAAACGTCCGGCGGAGTGACCTGAGGTCGTTTTTCAGGCAGCTGATTCCTGTGAGAGCTTGATAGTTGTGATCGTGTCCGCGAACTCCTTCGGCGTGCGGTCGCCGAGCGAACTGTGCGGTCGTACTTCGTTGTAGTCAAGCAGCCAGGTTGCGGCTGCGTCTCGGGCCTGATCGAGCGTCACGAACGTATGCAGGTTTAAGAACTCATCCCGCGTTCTGCCGTTGAGCGATTCGACGTGTGCGTTTTGGATCGGCTTGCCGGGATCGATGAAGTGCAGTTCGATGCCGCGTTCAGCGCCCCAGCGCAGCATTGCATGACTGGTCAGCTCTGCGCCGTTATCGAAGCGCAGGGTCTGCGGAAAGTGACGGTATCCCCATTATGACCCCACTGATAAGCGGAGAGATTTAGGTTTCGTAATAGTCGCGAGGGTCGCCGCGTATTCCTCCGGCGTGCGGTCGCGAGTTCGAGTCCGCTAACGCAAGCTCCACTGCCAGGCGTTCCAATTGGGCATGATGCCGCGCGACGGCACGTAGCCGTCTAGATCATCCGTCACGACGCCGACGCGGTCGCGATAATATAACGGGAACGTGCCGAGGTCGTCCATGCGCAGGCGCTCGATCTGCGCGTACATCGGCCTGCGTTTGGAGCGGTCGTAGATCGCTAGCGCCTGGCGCTCGAGGCGGTCGACCTGTGGATCGCACAAACGTGACTCGTTCGCGCCCGCAGGCGCGAACTGATCGCAGCCGTCGTCTTGCAGCGCCGAGGGATCGTAGTTGACGCTGTACGTGTATGAAGCGATGTCGTAGCGGCCTTGGCGGATCGGGCCATCGTAGTCGAAGACGATCCCATATGGGTAGTCCTTGATGATGGCTTCGATGCCGACCGCTCTCAGATACGACTGCAGCACGGTATTGAACCGCTTGGTGCTGTCGCTGCCGATGCTGCCGATGATCACCACGGTGAGCCGCTGCCCGTCCTTCTCGCGGATGCCGTCCGGGCCGGGCTTCCATCCTGCCGCGTCCAGCAACGCGTCGGACTCGCGCGGATCGTAATCGTAGCGCGGCACGTCAGGCGTGTACGCCCACGACCACGCCGGCAAGAACTCGTCGGCCATCACGCCGACGTCGTGTATGATCTTGTGCAGCGTCTCGTGCCGGTTGATCGCATAGGCGATAGCATGGCGCAACCGCTTGTCGGCCAGCGGATGACCGACCGCGGCGTTCATCACGACGACCGCCAGCCGCAGGCTCGGCGAGCGCGAGATGCGCATCTTATCGAGCAGCTCGTAGCTGGGCAGATCGGCCGGGCCGGTGTCGAAATCCGCATCGAGTTCGCCCGTGCGAAAGCCGATGATCTCCGTCGACTGGCTCGGCTGCGCCTGGAAGATGATCTCGCGCAGCTTGGGCGTGCCGCGCCAGTAATGAGGATTGGCGATATAGACCAGGCGTCCGTTGTGTTCCCACGACTGGACGATGAAGGGGCCGGTCCCGACCGGTTTGTTGTTGAGCGGCGAGTGTACTAGGTCTTTCTCGCCCGCGATGATGTGCGCCGGCAACACCGGGATCGGTCCCTCTTGGATGCCCGCCAAGAAGCGGGTGGTCAGCGGCGCGTATGGCTGTTTGAGGTGGAGAACCGCCGTCCATCTGTCCGGCGTGTCGATGCGCTCGATGACCTCATATCCGGTGCGGATGATGACCGGGTTCGCCGGGTTCATCACCTGTTTCCAAGTCGCGGCCACATCGGCCGAGGTGAATGCGACACCGTCCTGCCACGTGACGCCCTTGCGCAGATGGTAGGTGATCGTCAAGCCGTCCTTGCTGATATCGCCGTTCTCGATGGTGGGCACGCGTTCGCAGAGCACCGGTGTCAGCTCGCCGTTGCCGTCGAGCTGGACGAGGTATTCGAGCGAATAGCTGGCGAGTTGATAGGCGACGTCGGCGCCGGTGAGCATGGGATCCAGCGTCGAGGGGTCTGAGATGTCCGAGATGCGCAGCACGCCGGCATCGGTTCGACCCACGGTCTGTGGTCCGCTTGACGACGAGATCTTCGTGCACGCGGCCAGCGCCAGCAACGCGCAAGCGAGAAAGGCGATGCGCTGCGACATGAGCAGCGCGCATTCTGCGCGCTGCCAGAGGGTGCCTGTCGCGAGTGACGGAATGCGCTGCCATGGTCGATTTTGAGTTGACGTCGGAGCAGCGCGTTCTGGCCGACACGGTGCGGACGTATCTGTCTGACCAGATCCTGCCCGACGTCGCCCGCTGCGACAGCGCCGGCACGCCGCTGCCTGGCGCGTTCGCCAAACTCGCCAAGCTCGGTATCGTCGGTTTGCCCTTTCCCGAGAAATACGGCGGCGCGGGCCTGGACTACGTCAGCCTCGGCCTTGTCTGCGAGGAGCTTGAGTATTGCGACACCTCATTGCGGACGATGATGTCGGTGCACATCGGCTTGGCCGGCTGCGGCATCTATCAATGGGGTAGCGAAGAGCAGAAACAGCGCTTGCTGCGCCCCCTCGCGTCCGGTGAGAAGCTCGGTGCATTCGGGCTCACCGAACCAGATGCGGGTTCCGACGTGGCCGCGATGCGCTCGACCGCACGTCGCGACGGCGACTCATACATCCTCAACGGCTCCAAGATCTGGATCTCATGCGCGACACAGGCCGACACGTTCCTGGTGTTCGCGAAAACGGCGCCGGACAAGGGGAAGCATGGCATCAGCGCCTTCGTCATCGAGCGCGCGACGTCGGGCGAAGCATTGCACTCGCACTCGCTGCACGACAAGTACGGCGTGCGCGCGGGGGACACCGGCGGGCTCGCTTTCGCCGATCTGCGCGTGCCGGCGGCCAATCGTCTGGGCGAAGAGGGCGAGGGTTTCTACATCGCGATGACGTGTCTTGAGAACGGGCGCTATACGGTCGCGTCCGGCGCCACCGGCCTCATCCGCGCGGCGCTCGACGCGTCGGTCAAGTACGCGAAGGAGCGCCGCACCTTCGACGTCGAGATCGGCAAGCACCAGCTCGTGCAAGAGATGATCGCGCGGATGGTGCTGGCCTACGATGCCGCGCGGCTCCTGTACTTGCGCGCCGGATGGCTCAAGAATCTGGGCCGGCGCAACACGCGCGAGACGGCGCTGGCGAAATGGTATGCCACCGACGCGGCCAATGGCGCGGCCGACGACGCGATGCAGATCCACGGCGCGTATGGCTTTTCGGATGAATACCCGGTCGCGCGCTTCCTGCGCAACTCGCGCGGCAGCGTCATCTATGAAGGCACGCGCGAGATCCAGAAGATCATGCAGGCCGAGTACGCGTTGGGCTACAGAAAGGATAAGCCGCCGCGCTGCGAACTCCCGCCCTACCGCGCTTGACACGCTATGGAGCGGTCGAGTTCACCGTAGAAAGGCTCTTTGACTGATGGCAGAGATCAAGAAGGTCGGCGTTTGCGGCCTTGGGCTGATGGGCTCCGGCATCGCGCAGGTCGCCGCCACAGCGGGTTACGACGTCGTGGCCGTCGAGGCCGTACAGGCCGCGCTCGACAAGGGTTTCGCCGGCATCAAGAAATCCCTCGACAAATTCGTCGAGAAAGGTTCGATAAAATCCGACGAGCGCGACGCTACGCTTGCCAGGCTCAAGACGTCCACCAACGTCGACGACCTCAAGGGCTGCGATCTCGTGATCGAGGCGATCGTCGAGAACATGCCGGCCAAGAAAGAGCTGTTCGCCAAGCTCGATGCGCTGCTGGCGCCGCACGCGATCATCTGCTCGAATACGTCAAGCCTATGCGTCATCGAGATGGCGGCGGCGACCAAGCGGCCCAAGCAGATCGCGGGCCTCCACTTCTTCAATCCGGTACCCCTCATGAAGCTCGTCGAGGTCGTCAAGACGATCGTCACCAGCCAGGAGACGATCGACACGCTGTATGCGTTCGCCAAGAAGTTGGGGAAGGTCCCGATCTTGGCGCAAGACACGCCTGGCTTCGTCGTCAATCGCCTGCTCGTGCCGTATCTGCTCTATGCGATCCGGGTCTACGAACAGGGGCTCGCATCTAAAGAAGACATCGACGAAGGCATGAAGCTCGGCTGCGGCCATCCGATGGGGCCGTTGACGCTGCTCGATTTCGTGGGCCTTGACACCACCTACTACATCGCGCAGATCATGTTCGATGAGTTCAAAGATCCGATGTTCGCGGCGCCGCCGCTGCTCAAGCGCATGGTGTTGGCCGGTCATCACGGCCGCAAGTCCGGCAAAGGCTTTTACGACTACACCTGAAACGGGAGAGATCATGGCGTTCGAAACATTGCTCGTCGAGCGCGACGGCCCCGTCGCGATCGTCACCGTCAACCGGCCCAAGGTGCTCAACGCACTTAACGAGACGGTGCTCTCCGAGCTGTCAAAACTCTTCGACGAGCTCGAGGCCGACCGCAGCGTGCTGGCGGTCATCATCACCGGCGCTGGCGACCGCGCTTTCGTGGCGGGCGCCGACATCGGCGAACTGGCGGCGCTTGCGGACTCGAATGCCGGCAAGAGCAAAGCGAAGGCAGGTCATGAGGTAGGACACAAAATCGAGCACTCGCGCTTGCCGGTGATCGTGGCGATCAACGGCTACGCCTTGGGCGGCGGGCTCGAGCTGGCGATGGCCGGAGACATACGCCTTGCATCGAGCAACGCCAAGCTCGGTCAGCCCGAAGTGAACCTCGGCATCGTCGCCGGTTTTGGCGGCTCGCAGCGCCTGCCCAGATTGGTCGGGCAGGGCATGGCATCGTATCTGCTGCTGTCGGGCGAGCAGATCGGCGCCCAAGAAGCGAAACAGGCCAACCTGGTCGAGAAGGTCTTTCCGCCCGATCAGCTGATGCCGGAAGCCAAGCGTCTCGCCAAGGTCATCGCGTCCAAGGGGCCGCTGGCGATCGCGGCGACCAAGCGCCTCATCCATAAAGGTCTGCAGATGGACCTGCATGCGGGGCTCGACCTTGAAGCCGAAGAGTTCGGCAAGATCAGTGCGACCGCGGACGCAAGAGAAGGCACGAAGGCCTTCCTAGAGAAACGCGCCGCGGATTTCAAAGGGAAGTAGGACGCGAGATGAAACGGAAAGGCTCTGCTCTTTGGCTGCCGTTGGTGCTGGTTCTCGCCGGCTGCAGCGGCAGTTCCACCTCGCCGATGCCCACCGCACCGCCGGTCCTCACGCATCTCTACATCGCGAACGACAACACTCCGGGAGGCATCCGCCAGTACACGCTTCCCTTGACCAGCGTCTCGACGCCCAACTTCACCATTGCCGCGAACAACACGGTCGCGATCGCGATCGACTCGAGCGGCCTCGGTCTGGCCGCTGGGGATTTTTCCGGTAACCTTACCTACTACCCGCCGCCGCTCACCGCGTCAAGCGTGCCCACCGCCGCTTTCAAGAACGGCACCGCCCCCGACAACGGACAGCTGCAGTTCTTGGGCGGCGATCTCTACGCCGGCAGTACTGCGACGACGGTGAACATCTTCGACCCGCCATTCACCAACGCGAGCGTTGTGGCAGGATCGGCGACCGGGGCAGGGTTGACCGGAGCGGTAGGAACCGCGTTTGACGCGAGCGGGAACCTGTATGTCAGCAACGCCGTGAGCGGGGGTTCTAATATCTTCGTCTTCGCGCCGCCATATACCGGCGCTCCCGCTGTTGTCACTCCCGCCGCCGCAGGCACGATTTATCGGAAGATCGCGGTGAGCAGCACGCAGCTGTTCGTGGCCAGCGTGAGCGGGCCGACAGGGACCGTCGACGTATACGCGCTTCCGCTGACTGGTTCGAGCGCGCCCGCCTTTTCGATCACGACAGGCGTGAACACGCCGGAAGCAGTGTTGCTGGATTCAGCGGGCAACTTGTATGTCGGAAACCTCTCAAACGCGACGGTGACCGTCTATTCCCCGCCGTTTTCGGCCGCGAGCACTCCGACGCTCTCGTTCCTCGTGTCGGCCGGACCGTTCGCTCTTTTTGGAATGGCCATGGGGCCTTAGGGCAGGCGGCCAGATTCAGCGGCGTTCGAAGCGGCCGGTCTTCTCCGTTAGCACGATGCGGTAGACGACCGCCGCCAGGCCTTCTTCCTTTGCCCGGTATTGGTGTGTGAGGCTCTTCGCCGGGTGGCTCGTCTCGTTCGTCACGACGACCGGCAGCAGACGCGCCATGAGCAGGGCGAGGCCGTGATCGGCGTGCGCGCCGCGCAGTTCCTCGAATCGCCCCCACGCGATCACGCTGCGCCAGCTGGCCAAGTCGTCCATGCGGTCGACCTCGAAACAGACATGCGGGTTGGCGCGCATCATGCGCAGTTTGAGTCCTTCCGCGCTTTGCCCATAGACCGCGCCGTTCTCGTAGACGTAGGTCACCGGCACGACATAGGTCCGATCGTCCGCGTGGCATCCGATGCGGCCCAAGAACTCGCGCTCGAGCACGTCCTCGATCTCGTCCTCGCTCAATTGGCCCAGCATGGTCGCGACGATCATACCGCGCCTGGAAGCGCTGCGTGTGAAGGCGCTTCACCGAAAGTTCATACGCGAAGCAGGCCTGCGCGAGCACAATAGAAGCGTGGTGACGAAGCCCTTCTCTGACCGGCGCGCGGCGGGCAAGGCGCTGGCCGAGCAGGTCGGCGAGTTCGCACACCGCGATGACGTGGTGGTGCTGGCGTTGCCCCGCGGCGGCGTTCCGGTCGGCTACGAGATCGCGAGCAAGCTTAAGGCGCCGTTCGACGTGTTGTCGGTGCGCAAGCTCGGCGTCCCAGGCCACGAGGAGCTCGCGATGGGCGCCATCGCCAGCGGCGGCGCATATTCGCTGGACACCGAGCTCATCCGCCACCTCGATCTGACCCCGCAAGAGATGCTGGCGGTGGCACGTTCGGAACAACGCGAGCTCGAGCGGCGCGAGCGGACGTACCGCGACCACCGCAAGTTCCCCGATCTCGAAAACCGCACGGTGATCTTGGTGGACGACGGCCTGGCGACCGGACAGAGCATGTCGGTGGCCGTCCAAGCCGTCCAGCGCCGCAGGGCGCGGCGGATCGTCGTGGCGGTACCGGTCGCTTCGTCTGACGCGTGCGCCGATCTCAGCGGCCAAGCCGACGTCATCTGCGCGATGATGCCCGAACCGTTCTACGCCGTCGGCGCGTGGTATGCCGATTTCTCCCAAGTGACCGACGACGAAGTGCGCGAGCTGTTGGCCAAGTCGGCGGCAGAACGCGAGTCCGCCACATGATGCGCGGCGATGAAGCGCTGATCGCGCAGCGGCTCGCCACGCAGGTGAGAGCGCTCGACGGAACACCCGCCGATCACGACCAGCTGCTCGATGCGATCGGCGACGCGCCGTACGTCTTGCTTGGGGAAGCGACGCACGGCACGCACGAGTTCTATCGCGAGCGCGCGGCGATCACCGTGCGTCTGATCAAAGAAAAGGGGTTTAACGCGGTCGCCGTCGAGGCGGATTGGCCCGACGCCTACCGCGTCAATCGCTTCGTCCGCGGCCGCGGCGGCGACGCCG is a window of Candidatus Eremiobacteraceae bacterium DNA encoding:
- a CDS encoding acyl-CoA dehydrogenase family protein, with protein sequence MVDFELTSEQRVLADTVRTYLSDQILPDVARCDSAGTPLPGAFAKLAKLGIVGLPFPEKYGGAGLDYVSLGLVCEELEYCDTSLRTMMSVHIGLAGCGIYQWGSEEQKQRLLRPLASGEKLGAFGLTEPDAGSDVAAMRSTARRDGDSYILNGSKIWISCATQADTFLVFAKTAPDKGKHGISAFVIERATSGEALHSHSLHDKYGVRAGDTGGLAFADLRVPAANRLGEEGEGFYIAMTCLENGRYTVASGATGLIRAALDASVKYAKERRTFDVEIGKHQLVQEMIARMVLAYDAARLLYLRAGWLKNLGRRNTRETALAKWYATDAANGAADDAMQIHGAYGFSDEYPVARFLRNSRGSVIYEGTREIQKIMQAEYALGYRKDKPPRCELPPYRA
- a CDS encoding enoyl-CoA hydratase-related protein; this translates as MAFETLLVERDGPVAIVTVNRPKVLNALNETVLSELSKLFDELEADRSVLAVIITGAGDRAFVAGADIGELAALADSNAGKSKAKAGHEVGHKIEHSRLPVIVAINGYALGGGLELAMAGDIRLASSNAKLGQPEVNLGIVAGFGGSQRLPRLVGQGMASYLLLSGEQIGAQEAKQANLVEKVFPPDQLMPEAKRLAKVIASKGPLAIAATKRLIHKGLQMDLHAGLDLEAEEFGKISATADAREGTKAFLEKRAADFKGK
- a CDS encoding phosphoribosyltransferase family protein, with amino-acid sequence MVATIIPRLEALRVKALHRKFIREAGLREHNRSVVTKPFSDRRAAGKALAEQVGEFAHRDDVVVLALPRGGVPVGYEIASKLKAPFDVLSVRKLGVPGHEELAMGAIASGGAYSLDTELIRHLDLTPQEMLAVARSEQRELERRERTYRDHRKFPDLENRTVILVDDGLATGQSMSVAVQAVQRRRARRIVVAVPVASSDACADLSGQADVICAMMPEPFYAVGAWYADFSQVTDDEVRELLAKSAAERESAT
- a CDS encoding peptide ABC transporter substrate-binding protein translates to MSQRIAFLACALLALAACTKISSSSGPQTVGRTDAGVLRISDISDPSTLDPMLTGADVAYQLASYSLEYLVQLDGNGELTPVLCERVPTIENGDISKDGLTITYHLRKGVTWQDGVAFTSADVAATWKQVMNPANPVIIRTGYEVIERIDTPDRWTAVLHLKQPYAPLTTRFLAGIQEGPIPVLPAHIIAGEKDLVHSPLNNKPVGTGPFIVQSWEHNGRLVYIANPHYWRGTPKLREIIFQAQPSQSTEIIGFRTGELDADFDTGPADLPSYELLDKMRISRSPSLRLAVVVMNAAVGHPLADKRLRHAIAYAINRHETLHKIIHDVGVMADEFLPAWSWAYTPDVPRYDYDPRESDALLDAAGWKPGPDGIREKDGQRLTVVIIGSIGSDSTKRFNTVLQSYLRAVGIEAIIKDYPYGIVFDYDGPIRQGRYDIASYTYSVNYDPSALQDDGCDQFAPAGANESRLCDPQVDRLERQALAIYDRSKRRPMYAQIERLRMDDLGTFPLYYRDRVGVVTDDLDGYVPSRGIMPNWNAWQWSLR
- a CDS encoding 3-hydroxybutyryl-CoA dehydrogenase, producing the protein MAEIKKVGVCGLGLMGSGIAQVAATAGYDVVAVEAVQAALDKGFAGIKKSLDKFVEKGSIKSDERDATLARLKTSTNVDDLKGCDLVIEAIVENMPAKKELFAKLDALLAPHAIICSNTSSLCVIEMAAATKRPKQIAGLHFFNPVPLMKLVEVVKTIVTSQETIDTLYAFAKKLGKVPILAQDTPGFVVNRLLVPYLLYAIRVYEQGLASKEDIDEGMKLGCGHPMGPLTLLDFVGLDTTYYIAQIMFDEFKDPMFAAPPLLKRMVLAGHHGRKSGKGFYDYT
- a CDS encoding aminotransferase class V-fold PLP-dependent enzyme, translated to MSESALDRRLFPIAQDWAYCDHAAVGPLPLPTRDALVQIYDAQMRLGKNGMAPVEARKDAVRAAVAAAINAQPGEIAFMRATSDGALLAANSLDWRDGDEIVLAADEFGANAYPWLNLRRRGVRIALVRAPGDRVTPELLEHTASKRTRLVAVSYVGFNDGYRNDIVGIGRWCRERGALFAVDAMQGFGALPLDVRACNADFAYCGGAKWLLSPHGVSFVYVRRDLIEQLSPAMSSWRSVRDPMRFLEYEQPLHPDAQRFEGGSLNYPGVAALGVSLEVLTNAGLDRIEEHVLRLTDRLIAGAQQAGIEVVSDVRPHARSGIVVLSLGAHRVEELTARADAAKVGITVRASGVRVSPHGYNSNADVDRVLEVLTR
- a CDS encoding CAP domain-containing protein, yielding MLLAALLIASNLGAIPAQGALPAAELGALRIQLTIELNRDRAAYGVGQLGTDQIAQTAAQYQAEQMLASGRLEHVDSAGRLPMTRYADFGGKADYYGENVGFRAPAVLDQQLLWAVLVKLDEAMMAETPPNDGHRRNILSDNYNAVGIGIAVGPNGVFMAEDFVGFHAKPSEQEPTPTH
- a CDS encoding pyridoxamine 5'-phosphate oxidase family protein, with product MIVATMLGQLSEDEIEDVLEREFLGRIGCHADDRTYVVPVTYVYENGAVYGQSAEGLKLRMMRANPHVCFEVDRMDDLASWRSVIAWGRFEELRGAHADHGLALLMARLLPVVVTNETSHPAKSLTHQYRAKEEGLAAVVYRIVLTEKTGRFERR